In Mycolicibacterium phocaicum, one DNA window encodes the following:
- a CDS encoding TetR/AcrR family transcriptional regulator C-terminal domain-containing protein: MGRPSKPLLSTDRIAGAAMDLVNKTGGFTVPELARALKVSPSSLYNHIAGREQIVELLRERAMSDVALPADDPHRPWTDVVADIMRSYRQSYARYPRLIPLLTSHAVNSDHALTMYNVLAVAFDRAGFNPADTLRAITLIDSFVLGSALDVAAPDEPWQTSADVGPEFAAALATGSTKPERADDAFEFGIAVLLRGLAAVPSTG; this comes from the coding sequence ATGGGCCGCCCCTCCAAACCGCTGCTATCCACCGATCGCATCGCCGGCGCAGCAATGGATTTGGTCAACAAGACCGGCGGTTTCACCGTCCCGGAACTGGCGCGGGCCCTCAAGGTCAGCCCGTCATCCCTGTACAACCACATCGCCGGACGTGAACAGATCGTCGAACTCCTGCGCGAACGCGCCATGTCTGACGTCGCGCTCCCGGCCGACGACCCGCACCGCCCGTGGACCGACGTCGTCGCCGACATCATGCGGTCGTACCGGCAGAGCTACGCCCGCTACCCGCGGCTCATCCCGCTGCTGACGTCGCACGCGGTGAACAGCGATCACGCCCTCACGATGTACAACGTGCTGGCCGTCGCATTCGACCGGGCCGGGTTCAACCCCGCGGATACGTTGCGTGCCATCACGCTGATCGATTCGTTCGTGCTGGGCTCGGCGCTCGATGTGGCCGCGCCCGACGAACCCTGGCAGACCAGCGCCGATGTGGGTCCGGAGTTCGCGGCCGCGCTTGCCACCGGCAGCACCAAGCCCGAACGCGCCGATGATGCCTTCGAATTCGGCATCGCGGTGCTGCTTCGCGGACTGGCCGCGGTCCCGTCGACCGGGTGA
- a CDS encoding NAD-dependent succinate-semialdehyde dehydrogenase: MIDRTTLLESMPTELWLGGLQVPASTGARFAVHDPATDAVLIEVADASPADGARALDDAVAAQASWAATPARERAEILRRAWELVMERRDDFALTMTLEMGKPLAESQGEVNYGGEFLRWFAEEAVRINGRYTQSPTGTGRILVTKQPVGPTLAITPWNFPLAMGTRKIGPALAAGCTMIVKPAAETPLTMLLLGQVFADAGLPAGVLSILPTTDAAGLTGPLLADPRLRKLTFTGSTGVGRKLLAQSADRVLRTSMELGGNAPFVVFDDADLDAAVDGAMAAKMRNMGEACTAANRIHVDNAVRAEFTEKLAARMAALATGPGDQAGSQVGPLITAKQRATVDELVQDAVSKGATVATGGKPVEGEGFFYPPTVLADVSTDARLLREEIFGPVAAIIGFDGEQAGIDAANDTEYGLAAYVYTQGLDRALRVAEAVEAGMVGVNRGVISDVAAPFGGIKESGIGREAGSEGIEEYLETKYIALQ; the protein is encoded by the coding sequence ATGATCGACCGCACCACGCTGCTGGAGTCCATGCCCACGGAGCTGTGGCTCGGCGGCCTACAGGTACCGGCGTCCACCGGAGCCCGGTTCGCCGTGCACGACCCGGCCACGGACGCCGTGCTCATCGAGGTCGCCGACGCCTCACCCGCCGACGGTGCCCGCGCCCTCGACGACGCGGTCGCCGCGCAGGCTTCGTGGGCCGCCACCCCGGCCCGCGAACGCGCCGAAATCCTGCGGCGCGCTTGGGAACTGGTCATGGAGCGCCGCGACGACTTCGCCCTGACCATGACCCTCGAGATGGGAAAGCCTCTGGCCGAGAGCCAGGGCGAGGTCAACTACGGCGGCGAGTTCCTGCGCTGGTTCGCCGAAGAAGCGGTGCGGATCAACGGCCGCTACACGCAGTCGCCCACCGGCACCGGCCGCATCCTCGTGACCAAGCAGCCCGTCGGCCCCACCTTGGCCATCACTCCGTGGAACTTCCCGCTCGCCATGGGCACCCGCAAGATCGGGCCCGCGCTGGCGGCCGGCTGCACCATGATCGTCAAGCCCGCGGCCGAAACCCCGCTGACCATGCTGCTGCTGGGCCAGGTGTTCGCCGACGCCGGCCTGCCCGCCGGCGTGCTGTCGATCCTGCCGACCACCGATGCCGCCGGTCTGACCGGCCCGCTGCTGGCGGACCCGCGGCTGCGCAAGCTGACGTTCACCGGCTCCACCGGAGTGGGACGAAAGCTGTTGGCACAGTCCGCTGATCGGGTGCTGCGCACCTCGATGGAACTCGGCGGCAACGCCCCGTTCGTGGTGTTCGACGACGCCGATCTGGACGCCGCGGTCGACGGTGCGATGGCCGCCAAGATGCGCAACATGGGTGAGGCATGTACCGCCGCCAACCGCATCCACGTCGACAACGCAGTCCGCGCCGAGTTCACCGAAAAGCTCGCCGCCCGGATGGCGGCACTGGCGACCGGCCCGGGCGACCAGGCCGGCAGCCAGGTCGGTCCGCTGATCACCGCCAAGCAGCGGGCAACGGTCGACGAGCTGGTGCAGGACGCCGTCAGCAAGGGCGCCACGGTGGCCACCGGCGGTAAACCCGTTGAAGGCGAAGGCTTCTTCTACCCGCCCACGGTGCTCGCCGACGTGTCGACCGACGCCCGCCTCCTGCGTGAGGAGATCTTCGGACCGGTCGCCGCCATCATCGGATTCGACGGCGAGCAGGCCGGCATCGATGCCGCCAACGACACCGAGTATGGCCTGGCCGCCTACGTCTACACGCAGGGCCTGGACCGCGCACTGCGGGTCGCCGAGGCAGTCGAGGCCGGCATGGTGGGCGTCAACCGCGGCGTCATCTCCGACGTGGCCGCGCCGTTCGGCGGCATCAAGGAATCCGGCATCGGCCGGGAAGCCGGCAGCGAAGGCATCGAGGAATACCTCGAGACCAAGTACATCGCCCTTCAGTAG
- a CDS encoding nitrilase-related carbon-nitrogen hydrolase, which produces MITLTATAPESLSRSTESTRPPVRVGLVQHRWRPDADELTKVLRDGIDRAAGEGAALVCLPEITLLRYPADTPAGPNPGDAAEDLLDGPTFALAAEAARANGIFVHASLYEKAPAADGLGFNTAILVSPSGELVGRTRKMHIPISAGYYEDTYFRAGPAEGNPYPVYEPKGLGAKLGMPTCWDEWFPEVARNYSLGGAEIVVYPTAIGSEPVFPAFDTQPLWQQVIVANGINSGLFMVVPNRIGGEGTVTFYGSSFISDPYGRVLVQAPRGEEAVLVADLDLDQRRDWLELFPFLLTRRPESYGALTAPVDAQRPYGAGHEATAVVK; this is translated from the coding sequence ATGATCACCCTGACCGCCACCGCGCCCGAATCGCTGTCTCGCAGCACCGAGTCGACGCGACCGCCGGTGCGGGTCGGCCTGGTGCAGCACCGCTGGCGTCCCGACGCCGACGAGCTCACCAAGGTGCTGCGCGACGGTATCGACCGGGCCGCGGGAGAAGGTGCCGCGCTGGTGTGTCTGCCGGAGATCACGCTGCTGCGGTACCCCGCCGACACCCCGGCCGGGCCGAACCCGGGCGACGCCGCGGAGGATCTCCTCGACGGCCCGACGTTCGCGCTGGCCGCCGAGGCGGCCCGCGCCAACGGCATCTTCGTGCACGCGTCGCTCTACGAAAAGGCACCGGCGGCAGACGGTTTGGGTTTCAACACCGCGATCCTGGTCTCGCCGTCGGGCGAGCTCGTCGGCCGGACCCGCAAGATGCACATCCCGATCTCGGCGGGCTACTACGAGGACACCTACTTCCGCGCCGGTCCCGCTGAGGGCAACCCCTACCCGGTCTACGAACCGAAGGGCCTCGGCGCCAAGCTGGGCATGCCGACGTGCTGGGACGAGTGGTTTCCCGAGGTGGCCCGCAACTACTCGCTCGGCGGTGCCGAGATCGTCGTCTACCCGACGGCCATCGGGTCTGAGCCGGTCTTCCCGGCGTTCGACACGCAGCCGCTGTGGCAGCAGGTCATCGTCGCCAACGGCATCAACAGCGGCCTGTTCATGGTGGTGCCCAACCGGATTGGCGGCGAGGGTACCGTCACGTTCTACGGCTCGTCGTTCATCTCCGACCCGTACGGCCGGGTGCTGGTGCAGGCGCCGCGCGGCGAGGAGGCGGTGCTGGTCGCCGATTTGGATCTCGATCAGCGCCGCGACTGGCTGGAGCTGTTCCCGTTCCTGCTGACCCGCCGGCCCGAGAGCTACGGCGCGCTGACCGCACCGGTTGACGCGCAGCGTCCGTACGGCGCCGGCCACGAGGCCACCGCGGTGGTGAAATGA
- a CDS encoding agmatine deiminase family protein gives MTNYVMPAESAPQDRVWMAFPSEGYSLGDNATEHHEARSTWAAVAHAVLEFEPVTVVVDPAETAAARRYLSGEVDIVEAPLNDAWMRDIGPTFVHAADGSVAAVDWVFNGWGGQDWARWDRDAKIGAAVAGWAGVPVVGSTLVNEGGGIQVDGQGTVLVTETVQLDPGRNPGATKADIEAELARTLGATHAVWLPRGLTRDSERFGTRGHVDIVAAITSPGRLLLHAQRSDAHPDHLVCKEIREALAETCDAAGQPWEIIELPAPYLLTDAEGYVDYSYINHLVVNGGVIACAFGDPRDADAAAILAEQYPGRRVVSVDARPLFERGGGIHCITQHQPSVIVE, from the coding sequence ATGACGAACTATGTGATGCCTGCGGAGAGCGCGCCCCAGGATCGGGTGTGGATGGCGTTCCCATCTGAAGGATATTCCTTGGGGGACAACGCAACCGAGCATCACGAGGCCCGCTCGACATGGGCTGCCGTGGCCCATGCGGTGCTTGAGTTCGAGCCGGTGACCGTGGTGGTGGACCCCGCGGAAACAGCTGCCGCCCGGCGGTATCTGTCCGGCGAGGTCGACATCGTCGAGGCGCCGTTGAACGACGCCTGGATGCGCGACATCGGCCCGACCTTCGTGCACGCCGCCGACGGTTCGGTGGCCGCCGTGGACTGGGTGTTCAACGGCTGGGGCGGCCAGGACTGGGCGCGCTGGGATCGCGATGCGAAAATCGGTGCCGCCGTTGCCGGTTGGGCCGGTGTTCCGGTCGTCGGCTCGACGCTGGTCAACGAAGGCGGTGGCATCCAGGTCGACGGGCAGGGCACGGTGCTGGTCACCGAGACCGTCCAGCTCGACCCCGGCCGCAATCCCGGCGCCACCAAAGCCGACATCGAGGCCGAGCTGGCCCGCACCCTCGGCGCCACGCACGCCGTGTGGTTGCCGCGGGGCCTGACCCGAGACTCGGAGCGCTTCGGCACCCGCGGGCACGTCGACATCGTCGCGGCCATCACGTCACCGGGGCGCCTGCTGTTGCACGCGCAGCGCTCCGACGCACATCCGGACCACTTGGTATGCAAGGAGATTCGCGAAGCACTCGCCGAGACCTGTGACGCCGCGGGCCAGCCGTGGGAAATCATCGAACTACCCGCACCGTACCTGTTGACCGACGCCGAGGGCTACGTCGACTACAGCTACATCAACCACCTCGTGGTCAACGGCGGCGTCATCGCCTGTGCCTTCGGCGATCCCCGCGATGCCGACGCCGCGGCGATCCTTGCCGAGCAGTACCCGGGCCGCCGGGTGGTCAGCGTCGACGCGCGGCCGCTGTTCGAACGAGGCGGCGGCATCCACTGCATCACGCAGCACCAGCCGTCGGTGATAGTCGAGTAG
- a CDS encoding NAD-glutamate dehydrogenase domain-containing protein, whose translation MQNSAARVSFDADGLNNHAQIQWPGHPPFLADVCAMFESFGLRVASYHHSDDAGHCYEFGDLSLSEATRDLVAQACEAAIAGRWSVDRYAMLIAAAGIDWRRAVLIRAACRFLRQTGLGFSEDYIIESLVAAPEFVNALLALFDARFNPDAAADIEQADREVAGLVDAATSLDDDRIRRALHAFVAATLRTNWFQVGADGGPKDYVSFKIDSARLSITGPVVPYREIFVHSDTVEGVHLRSGAIARGGLRWSNRAEDFRTEVLGLMKTQAVKNAPIVPTGAKGAFVLRSATVDPADGYRTFIRGLLDVTDNIVDGKIVHPDRTVCPDGDDAYLVVAADKGTATFSDLANSIATEYDFWLGDAFASGGSAGYDHKAMGITARGAWLSVRRHFAEAGHDIDVEPFTVAGIGDMSGDVFGNGMLLSRNIKLIAAFDHRHIFLDPDPDPAVSYQERERLFALPRSSWLDYNPALISSGGGVWSRTAKSIPLSDQVRARLGVAATECTPDELISAALRAPVDLLWNGGVGTYVRADDETDADAHDKANDRVRVTASQLRCKVIGEGGNLGLTQQARIAFALNGGRVNADFIDNAAGVATSDLEVNLKIALDSGTIAIAQRNELLAGATDDVAARVLADNADQILAISMAAAEAGSLLERHVRLIGNLQDVAGVDPDVEGLPSKQELDRRRLVGLGLTRPEIAVLLAQSKNLVSQELLASGVPDHEMFVGRLEQYFPATIAAHARAEIANHPLRREIVATSVAGELINRVGPGTIYRMQERLSVSTSDVAMAYATVRDILDLDTLWSEVLTGKTDESERIQALLEIRELLEHLTSWVVRNGAGNRDRVSAAVSRLMAVSSS comes from the coding sequence ATGCAGAATTCCGCTGCCCGGGTGTCTTTCGACGCCGACGGGCTGAACAACCACGCCCAAATTCAGTGGCCCGGGCATCCGCCGTTCCTGGCCGACGTCTGCGCGATGTTCGAGTCCTTCGGCCTGCGCGTCGCCTCCTACCACCACTCCGACGACGCCGGACACTGCTACGAGTTCGGCGACCTCTCGCTGTCCGAGGCGACACGCGACCTGGTCGCGCAGGCCTGCGAGGCCGCCATCGCGGGGCGCTGGAGCGTCGACCGGTACGCGATGCTCATCGCGGCGGCCGGCATCGACTGGCGCCGCGCGGTGCTGATCCGCGCCGCATGCCGGTTCCTCCGGCAGACGGGCCTGGGATTCTCCGAGGACTACATCATCGAATCCCTCGTAGCTGCGCCCGAATTCGTGAACGCACTGCTGGCGCTGTTCGACGCCCGGTTCAACCCGGACGCCGCCGCCGACATCGAGCAGGCGGATCGCGAGGTCGCCGGTCTCGTGGATGCCGCCACCTCGCTCGACGACGACCGGATCCGGCGGGCACTGCACGCCTTCGTCGCGGCGACGTTGCGCACCAACTGGTTCCAGGTCGGCGCCGACGGCGGGCCCAAGGATTACGTGTCGTTCAAGATCGACTCGGCGCGCCTGTCGATCACGGGACCCGTTGTCCCCTACCGCGAGATCTTCGTGCACTCCGACACCGTCGAGGGCGTGCACCTGCGTAGCGGTGCGATCGCCCGCGGCGGCCTGCGCTGGTCCAACCGTGCCGAGGACTTCCGTACCGAGGTGCTGGGCCTGATGAAGACGCAGGCCGTGAAGAACGCCCCGATCGTGCCGACCGGCGCCAAGGGTGCCTTCGTCTTGCGTTCTGCCACTGTCGATCCCGCCGACGGCTACCGCACCTTCATCCGCGGCCTGCTCGATGTCACCGACAACATCGTCGACGGAAAGATCGTGCATCCCGACCGCACCGTGTGCCCCGATGGCGACGACGCCTACCTCGTCGTGGCCGCCGACAAGGGCACCGCCACCTTTTCCGATCTGGCCAACTCCATTGCCACCGAATACGACTTCTGGCTGGGCGACGCCTTCGCCTCGGGCGGGTCGGCCGGGTACGACCACAAGGCCATGGGCATCACCGCCCGCGGCGCATGGCTGTCGGTACGCCGGCACTTCGCCGAGGCCGGCCATGACATCGACGTCGAACCGTTCACCGTGGCCGGCATCGGCGACATGTCGGGTGATGTGTTCGGCAACGGAATGCTGTTGTCGCGCAACATCAAGCTCATCGCGGCATTCGACCACCGGCACATCTTCCTCGATCCGGATCCGGACCCCGCCGTCTCATATCAGGAGCGTGAGCGCCTCTTCGCCCTCCCCCGGTCCAGCTGGCTGGACTACAACCCGGCACTCATCTCGTCGGGCGGCGGCGTGTGGTCACGCACCGCGAAGTCGATTCCGCTGTCCGATCAGGTCCGGGCCCGCCTGGGCGTCGCGGCTACCGAATGCACGCCCGACGAGCTGATCAGCGCGGCGCTGCGGGCACCTGTCGACCTGCTGTGGAACGGTGGCGTCGGCACCTATGTCCGTGCCGATGACGAGACCGACGCCGACGCACATGACAAGGCGAACGACCGCGTGCGCGTCACCGCTTCGCAGTTGCGCTGCAAGGTGATCGGTGAGGGCGGCAACCTCGGCCTGACGCAGCAGGCCCGGATCGCGTTCGCGCTGAACGGCGGCCGGGTCAACGCCGACTTCATCGACAACGCCGCCGGGGTTGCCACCTCCGACCTCGAGGTCAATCTCAAGATCGCGCTGGACTCCGGCACTATCGCCATCGCACAACGCAATGAGCTGCTCGCCGGTGCCACCGACGACGTCGCCGCCCGGGTGCTGGCGGACAACGCCGACCAGATCCTCGCGATCAGCATGGCGGCCGCCGAGGCCGGCTCGTTGTTGGAGCGGCACGTCCGGCTCATCGGCAACCTGCAGGACGTGGCCGGCGTCGACCCCGACGTTGAGGGGCTGCCGTCGAAGCAGGAACTGGATCGCCGCCGTCTCGTCGGGCTCGGACTCACCCGGCCCGAAATCGCCGTGCTGCTGGCGCAATCCAAGAACCTGGTGTCACAGGAGCTGTTGGCCTCCGGCGTGCCGGATCACGAGATGTTCGTCGGCCGCCTGGAGCAGTACTTCCCGGCCACCATCGCCGCGCATGCGCGCGCCGAGATCGCGAACCATCCACTCCGCCGCGAGATCGTCGCGACCTCGGTCGCCGGTGAGCTCATCAACCGCGTCGGTCCTGGCACCATCTACCGCATGCAGGAACGCCTGTCGGTGAGCACGTCGGATGTGGCGATGGCATATGCGACGGTGCGCGACATCCTCGATCTGGACACCCTGTGGTCCGAGGTGCTGACCGGCAAGACCGACGAAAGCGAACGCATTCAGGCGCTGCTGGAGATCCGCGAGCTGCTCGAGCACCTGACGTCGTGGGTGGTGCGCAACGGCGCGGGCAACCGCGACCGGGTGAGCGCGGCCGTCAGCCGCTTGATGGCCGTCAGCTCTTCTTGA